A portion of the Etheostoma cragini isolate CJK2018 chromosome 13, CSU_Ecrag_1.0, whole genome shotgun sequence genome contains these proteins:
- the esama gene encoding endothelial cell adhesion molecule a — MKVHTTSRKLTLLSFTFLWGLSGIWAQIQMPKPSVDVIKGQMVVLRASYSRVEGNDPSTNTILWNFVSNNTQLIIAYTKDSMSVGNSQFAGRVGFYVSMPSNDVSLYINNTQESDSGRYLCQVIIPNNSGLTAELSLDVKVPPAVPKCSLSGKPVLKGNVTLSCSSSAGKPIPLYKWMKTSPTSEVFFSPMLNEKTGTLKLNNLSSNMSGKYVCKASNSAGAESCFINLEIVTSTNVGMIAGATVGSVVAFIFLLLICFLFLTKRRRDNEDDMANEIKEDAQAPKHVSWAKGGLGSDTISKNGTLSSIASSPHHKEPSHHHHNHHHLQQYPQRPPSDTASIITATGSMAGYRPSRHQGASTPTHYSYNNNTTLPRGQAVPSEAGTDGSSLPRPERYAQLPQAQLPPHAAYSQPQMQLQAAPSPPPLPTSTVTASNITRMGGVPIMVPAQNQAGSLV; from the exons GCATATGGGCTCAGATCCAGATGCCCAAACCCAGTGTGGATGTGATCAAGGGCCAGATGGTGGTGCTGAGGGCCTCGTACAGCAGAGTGGAAGGGAATGACCCCAGTACCAACACCATCCTCTGGAACTTTGTCTCTAACAACACCCAGCTG ATCATCGCCTACACCAAAGACTCCATGAGCGTGGGCAACTCCCAGTTTGCGGGCCGCGTTGGTTTTTACGTCAGCATGCCGTCCAACGACGTGTCGCTGTACATCAACAACACGCAGGAGTCGGACTCAGGACGCTACCTCTGCCAGGTCATCATTCCTAATAATTCTGGCCTCACTGCTGAGCTCAGTCTGGACGTGAAAG TCCCGCCTGCGGTTCCTAAGTGCTCTTTATCAGGGAAGCCGGTGCTGAAGGGAAACGTGACTCTGAGCTGCTCATCCAGCGCTGGGAAGCCCATTCCTCTCTACAAGTGGATGAAAACCAGTCCCACCTCGGAGGTCTTCTTCTCACCCATGCTCA ATGAGAAGACGGGCACTCTGAAGCTTAACAACCTGAGCAGTAACATGTCAGGGAAGTACGTGTGCAAGGCCAGCAACTCGGCCGGAGCCGAGAGCTGCTTCATCAACCTGGAGATCGTCACCT CCACCAATGTGGGGATGATTGCTGGCGCCACGGTGGGCTCAGTGGTTGCCTTCATCTTCCTTCTGCTCATCTGCTTCCTTTTCCTGACGAAGAGGCGGAGAGACAACGAGGACGACATGGCCAATGAAATCAA GGAGGACGCTCAGGCTCCTAAGCACGTTTCCTGGGCTAAGGGTGGTCTGGGTTCAGATACCATTTCCAAGAATGGCACCCTGTCCTCCATCGCTTCCAGCCCCCATCATAAAGAAccctcccaccaccaccacaaccaccaccacctgcAGCAGTACCCGCAGCGCCCCCCTTCAGACACCGCCTCCATCATCACCGCCACGGGCAGCATGGCCGGCTACCGCCCCTCCCGCCACCAGGGAGCCTCAACCCCCACCCACTACAGCTACAATAATAACACCACCCTGCCCCGTGGCCAGGCCGTCCCCTCTGAGGCCGGGACCGATGGGAGCTCCCTGCCCAGACCGGAGCGCTACGCCCAGCTGCCCCAGGCCCAGCTGCCACCCCATGCTGCCTACAGCCAGCCGCAGATGCAGCTCCAGGCGGCTCCCTCCCCGCCACCGCTGCCCACCTCCACCGTCACAGCCTCCAATATCACCCGCATGGGAGGGGTGCCCATCATGGTGCCTGCACAGAACCAAGCCGGATCTCTTGTCTAA